In Paenibacillus guangzhouensis, a single window of DNA contains:
- a CDS encoding D-alanine--D-alanine ligase, with translation MKIGVIMGGISSEREVSLQTGKEIIHHLDRNRYEVIPIVIDERADLIEQVQKAGIDLALLALHGQYGEDGTVQGALETLGIPYTGSGVLASSLCMNKQLSKMLLKSAGVHTPVGLCWHGMKDYDPQMVKQLGYPVIVKPNTGGSSIGVQLVQNEQELRVAVQEANSMDQEILIEPYITGMELTCSIVDGEVLPILGIRSTHSVWFDYKAKYEDGGAEEKVIQLPPVTHQRVCEAALTSYRMLQCKVYARVDIILREDVPYVLEVNTLPGMTANSLLPKSAAAAGMTFTQLLDRIIASSLHERKQEWGMVQYV, from the coding sequence ATGAAAATTGGCGTTATTATGGGCGGAATATCCTCAGAGCGTGAGGTTTCACTACAGACAGGAAAAGAGATCATCCATCATTTGGATCGAAATCGCTATGAAGTAATTCCTATCGTAATCGATGAGCGAGCGGACTTAATCGAACAGGTTCAGAAGGCAGGCATTGATCTCGCGCTTCTCGCGCTGCATGGTCAATATGGCGAGGATGGCACAGTGCAGGGAGCACTTGAGACACTGGGCATTCCGTATACTGGAAGCGGTGTCCTCGCAAGCAGCTTGTGCATGAATAAGCAACTGTCCAAGATGTTGTTGAAGTCAGCGGGTGTGCATACACCTGTGGGCCTTTGCTGGCATGGGATGAAAGATTATGATCCACAGATGGTGAAGCAGCTAGGGTACCCGGTTATTGTGAAGCCGAATACGGGGGGATCGAGCATCGGCGTCCAGCTTGTACAGAATGAACAGGAGCTGAGGGTGGCTGTTCAGGAGGCTAACAGCATGGATCAGGAGATCTTGATTGAGCCTTATATTACAGGGATGGAGCTCACCTGTTCGATCGTGGATGGCGAGGTACTACCAATTCTCGGTATTCGCTCCACGCATTCGGTGTGGTTCGATTACAAAGCGAAATACGAAGACGGCGGCGCAGAAGAGAAGGTGATTCAGCTTCCACCTGTTACGCATCAGCGTGTATGCGAGGCGGCTCTTACGAGCTATCGGATGCTGCAGTGCAAGGTTTATGCAAGAGTCGATATCATATTGCGTGAGGATGTCCCTTATGTGCTGGAGGTAAACACTTTGCCGGGGATGACCGCGAACAGCCTTCTACCGAAGAGCGCAGCTGCTGCAGGTATGACCTTTACCCAGCTGTTGGACCGTATTATTGCCAGCTCGCTCCATGAACGGAAACAGGAATGGGGGATGGTGCAATATGTTTAG